One genomic window of Motacilla alba alba isolate MOTALB_02 chromosome 3, Motacilla_alba_V1.0_pri, whole genome shotgun sequence includes the following:
- the LOC119699069 gene encoding interferon-induced very large GTPase 1-like isoform X1, whose amino-acid sequence MVPVILILAMASQEDTQEGDAKAQLLAEAFEKEGLDATYWLPKASQILGIKCREALQHLEYKDYLKLECEAQHPWEKKALQKLLKITDDKMTAKEVQKENLEKTKQRQEEAKQALKDLTEMLNSGNHSQDALREKAETLWQAMEIPKEFWPPQKKPLADLLESIQKQLELQEQSVGRRENISDTEVLTRASGGLALQGIYRTSRPEDGLARREQLLRVPEGFKLAGPVQGSLLERKEFSSSAAESTFTKSMEQLGFSMSVSAKSSFWGINLGAGVDHSSSWLSQDTHQSLSEQSYYCITKYHYIPLASCYFQRHQLRLSDAALQELQDMEQLWSSSWEEDNPILVKMCESFFRRFGSHINQGPLHFGGIFWWKASTEGFRAEQREEMRRQTSEALNSFVGASWGAFGASVEGTLDVSISSSQASVFGRAGESSHTAIQLCMVNTGGPADTASLPQWKTGLVSDNTTWCVIDRGFELMPVWDIILYNHCGDFKSVGQMSRALRAGYKALTNQSIGTIFGEELGSAVQEARDFMVTVKAWEVMKVDERKLLMLMERKDYLNAKTGNPSVWINVCLSDKALQDFLVNTVRSCQESPPENTTSIKAMLRSLLNPHIYSVKDFPQASDIMKWVFQTEHPLPRSPKVSELQELIKILQQMKEDIHAVTYAPGSSASDVHEAKIEATLTSSLAIYSLLQSLQEQDQKDMELLVLLIVTSTGYQVESSTFQHLLGHPEIHYMAKEMEEAHAEYVNLKEQDANRAEAFLLLMGLTVTPKCQELSPEQKRERLVFMEDHMKGLWSTQIKNLLQKHCGDEDWERLEGDLDSLISECLDDKWDEQRMQDILKDLEDTLPTPEAPSQAQSKSDSSESKEKEATANQEFLQLLKRLGLESHYPRKMGLGDFHTIGKTSLQDSQPSQDKELPLYFLQKLLTVDYQVKYLTCWDENNPNLAPVPQTTEQEDQQSDSFENFLVKLREEAPERASRGSHVHPMDLQMAIFHCADDFLRQTLATKLAFCQLALPLLVPNPSTSRIEFPLYALSQIQRSWKEADKSAKQTETKSYSNKLIFQAQTPIVSFIRIGSSDSSSKSQLLNALLSKRKHDTFFHRHCRGSTRERLLMEGLVEIAWYCPSGSPDDTFERCLAFCNLHGDARDHGAQLQFLQEISAVNVALVSDWEHMDNRGKNVLQGLWQSQRPLVCLLTEEENVAAAQSRKTITIGIKNRNEAELMEQLIKAIWNLLKGSNPCFSLEACVDKARQHGFIVDADQPACGTAKGKAKELVELLKKEKLSKIKSQLLPLQGRLWYQWCQKDKELTRLQEKRNKSIEHHRSQIEQVKKAIRRKQLEQAFPLNILMKSFLGFLQSQPADTKKYFLQWMKVFMHELSCGRLEELRREYHKLWSEILELKKSQGKNSMNINMLGHLDTLSDEINDSSIGLEHLLREAGQIYEALQLMNSQNESFIKLPEIAAELMVSGYPVELMDGDASYLPLRWVGAIFDSLIERLGDRRVFVLSVLGIQSTGKSTLLNAMFGLQFNVSAGRCTRGAFMQLIPVGEELQQDLGFDFVLVVDTEGLRAIEMANKHSLNHDNELATFVIGVGNLTVINIFGENPSEMQDVLQIAVQAFLRMKKVNLSPSCLFVHQNVGEATAKEQNMEGQRRLQEKLDEMTRVAAQQEFCDISSFSDVIGFDVNTHIHYFSQLWEGSPPMAPPNPTYSQNVQQLKGKILQAAKKESQRSILRFSSLKDRIGDLWNALLNENFVFSFKNSLEIAVYRRLESAFSQWTWRLRSHILDVQMKLDNKIRNGDLQNVTREHLEGLVQETSDAMEEDVDEYFREDKDCETLVQWKYSTELKLNELKETLLHETQRKCENLIELQKEQRKLDARKLEYEDELLRKSRELAVSLKGKSLSEKELKDNFTPVWNEWIAEVSRAVRPLERVDIDAEIDGVLVERFKEPGIHARIRSFPKGRGFSFDLEKHITKRKYLVYMPDFRSIFNTDSINFQHITDNIIACVMANIDKKAQEKRDYSQNFIHEILNEVQKGVNSVPSNATCTFNREFSIDLSLYLCRMAAERFKAMHEAFRKANDPVVYLSSKREDFFQCFQISCQGATSVTTFAVFLCDKIEPALRRAVYERTAKDIAKDMQKTPDFQGSRANLEVCILRFLAEQENFEYFKQYLTSPKEFCQSYIETRVRKHCLDGRRLRLFLDYSLNRLNESILSAVISSTQIVKDRKDRENKISLWLDEFCRELSEVINLPRSDLKGIEHQEVTDIEFLSSAMAEALDDLKDRLMKELAGADLSSFPRQPHTILAEHFSGCWAQCPFCGAVCTNTMWNHDGDHQVIFHRPQALMGGTWWECLSGNDSDTHNLVIDICSSLVASDCRFRVGGGQWIPYKTYRNAGPPYSTWNILPDSSMQAYWKWFVSHFRTQLEALYSRKFQGKGKIPEAWQRITKQEALSELQKH is encoded by the coding sequence CCATGGCTTCACAGGAGGACACACAGGAGGGGGATGCaaaggcacagctcctggcagaggcgTTTGAGAAGGAAGGACTGGATGCTACATACTGGCTGCCCAAAGCTTCACAGATCCTGGGAATCAAGTGCAGAGAAGCCCTGCAACATCTGGAATACAAAGACTACCTCAAGCTGGAGTGTGAGGCACAGCACCCCTGGGAGAAAAAGGCACTACAGAAACTCCTGAAAATAACAGATGACAAAATGACTGCTAAAGAGGTGCAGAAGGAGAACTTGGAGAAGACAAAGCAGAGACAAGAAGAGGCCAAACAAGCTCTGAAGGATCTGACAGAAATGCTCAACAGCGGCAACCACAGCCAGGATGCTCTGAGGGAGAAAGCAGAGACTCTGTGGCAAGCCATGGAGATTCCCAAAGAGTTCTGGCCgccccaaaaaaaacccttggcAGATCTGCTGGAGAGCATCCAGAAGCAGCTGGAGTTGCAGGAGCAGTCAGTAGGCAGGAGGGAGAACATTTCTGACACGGAGGTGCTGACGCGGGCGTCGGGGGGACTAGCCCTGCAGGGCATCTACAGAACCAGCAGACCTGAAGATGGGCTGGCAAGGcgagagcagctcctcagggttCCTGAGGGATTCAAGCTCGCTGGCCCAGTACAAGGATCGCTGCTTGAGAGGAAGGAGTTCTCCTCTTCTGCAGCAGAATCCACTTTCACCAAGTCCATGGAGCAGCTGGGGTTCAGCATGAGCGTTTCTGCCAAATCCTCATTTTGGGGGATTAATCTGGGAGCAGGTGTAgatcacagcagctcctggctgtcaCAGGACACCCACCAGTCCCTCTCTGAGCAGAGCTACTATTGCATCACCAAGTACCACTACATCCCTCTGGCCTCCTGCTACTTCCAAAGGCATCAGCTTCGCCTCTcggatgcagctctgcaggagctgcaagacatggagcagctttggagctccagctgggaagaagACAACCCCATCTTGGTGAAGATGTGTGAGAGCTTCTTCAGGAGGTTTGGATCCCACATAAACCAGGGTCCCCTCCACTTTGGGGGGATATTCTGGTGGAAGGCTTCTACAGAAGGATTCCGAGCTGAGCAGCGGGAAGAGATGAGGCGACAAACGTCTGAAGCACTGAACAGCTTCGTTGGGGCAAGCTGGGGTGCCTTTGGGGCCAGTGTAGAAGGGACCCTAGATGTTTCTATCTCCAGCTCACAAGCTTCTGTCtttgggagagctggagagagttCCCATACAGCAATCCAGCTCTGCATGGTCAACACAGGGGGCCCAGCAGACACAGCTTCCCTTCCTCAGTGGAAAACAGGGCTCGTGTCTGATAACACAACATGGTGCGTTATCGACCGTGGCTTTGAGCTGATGCCAGTGTGGGACATCATCCTGTACAATCACTGTGGGGATTTTAAGTCTGTTGGTCAGATGAGCAGAGCCCTAAGGGCTGGGTACAAAGCGCTGACAAATCAGAGCATCGGCACCATTTTTGGAGAGGAACTGGGCAGTGCAGTGCAAGAGGCCAGAGATTTCATGGTAACTGTGAAGGCCTGGGAGGTGATGAAAGTGGATGAAAGGAAGCTGCTCATGCTGATGGAGCGAAAAGATTATCTGAATGCAAAAACCGGGAACCCCAGTGTGTGGATCAACGTGTGCCTGTCGGACAAAGCCCTGCAGGACTTCCTGGTGAACACCGTGCGCAGCTGCCAGGAGTCACCTCCAGAAAACACCACCTCTATCAAGGCAATGTTGAGGAGCCTCCTGAATCCTCATATCTACTCTGTCAAGGACTTCCCTCAGGCTTCCGACATTATGAAATGGGTCTTCCAGACTGAGCACCCACTTCCCAGATCTCCCAAAGTCTCTGAGCTTCAAGAGCTCATCAAAATACTGCAGCAAATGAAGGAGGACATCCATGCTGTCACCTACGCACCAGGAAGCTCTGCTTCTGATGTTCATGAAGCAAAGATAGAAGCCACCCTGACCAGCAGCCTCGCCATTTATTCCTTACTCCAGTCTCTCCAGGAACAGGAtcagaaggacatggaactgttggtGCTCTTGATTGTGACCAGCACAGGGTACCAGGtggaaagcagcacttttcAGCACCTCCTTGGACACCCAGAAATTCACTACATGGCCAAGGAAATGGAAGAGGCACATGCGGAGTACGTGAACCTGAAGGAGCAAGATGCCAACAGAGCTGAGGCCTTCCTCCTGCTCATGGGTCTGACTGTGACCCCCAAATGTCAAGAGCTGTCCCCTGAGCAGAAGAGGGAACGTTTAGTTTTCATGGAAGATCACATGAAAGGTTTGTGGTCCACACAGATAAAGAATCTTCTCCAAAAGCACTGTGGAGACGAAGactgggagaggctggaaggGGACTTGGACTCCTTGATCAGTGAGTGCTTGGATGACAAATGGGATGAACAGAGGATGCAGGACATACTCAAAGACTTGGAAGACACTCTTCCAACACCTGAGGCCCCCAGTCAGGCCCAATCCAAGTCAGACAGCAGCGAatccaaagaaaaggaagccaCTGCAAACCAGGAGTTCCTCCAGTTGCTCAAGCGCCTTGGACTGGAAAGTCACTATCCAAGGAAAATGGGGTTGGGAGATTTCCACACCATCGGCAAGACatctctgcaggacagccagcccagccaggacaaGGAACTGCCATTATACTTCTTGCAAAAGCTGTTAACCGTGGATTACCAGGTGAAGTACCTGACTTGCTGGGATGAGAACAACCCAAACCTTGCACCTGTGCCACAAACCACAGAGCAAGAGGATCAACAATCAGACtcctttgaaaattttcttgttAAGCTGAGGGAAGAAGCCCCTGAACGTGCAAGCAGGGGCAGCCATGTACACCCAATGGACCTGCAGATGGCCATTTTCCATTGTGCTGATGACTTCCTGAGACAGACCCTTGCAACCAAGCTGGCATTCTGCCAACTGGCGCTGCCTCTGCTGGTGCCCAACCCAAGCACTTCACGCATCGAGTTCCCACTCTATGCCCTCAGCCAAATCCAAAGGAGCTGGAAAGAGGCGGACAAGTCAGCAAAGCAGACCGAAACAAAGAGTTACAGCAACAAACTCATCTTTCAGGCACAGACACCCATCGTGTCCTTCATCCGCATTGGCAGCTCAGACTCCTCttccaaatcccagctcctgaacGCTCTGCTGAGCAAACGCAAACACGACACTTTCTTCCACCGccactgcagaggcagcaccagAGAGCGTTTGCTGATGGAAGGGCTGGTGGAGATCGCCTGGTACTGCCCTAGCGGAAGCCCCGATGACACCTTTGAGCGCTGCTTGGCTTTCTGTAACCTGCATGGAGACGCCAGGGATCATGGAGcacagctgcagttcctgcaggaGATATCTGCTGTCAACGTGGCTCTTGTGTCTGATTGGGAGCACATGGACAATCGGGGGAAAAATGTTCTGCAGGGCCTGTGGCAGTCACAAAGGCCTTTGGTTTGTCTTCTCACAGAAGAAGAGAATGTGGCAGCTGCACAATCCAGAAAAACCATAACAATAGGGATCAAGAACAGAAATGAAGCAGAACTGATGGAGCAGCTGATAAAGGCGATTTGGAATCTCTTGAAAGGTTCTAATCCATGTTTCAGCCTGGAGGCCTGCGTGGACAAAGCTCGCCAGCATGGATTCATAGTGGATGCAGATCAACCCGCTTGTGGGACAGCCaaaggaaaggcaaaggagctggtggagcttctgaagaaagagaagctgtCCAAAatcaaatcccagctgctgccgCTCCAAGGAAGACTGTGGTACCAATGGTGCCAAAAGGACAAAGAACTCACTCGCTTACAGGAGAAGAGGAACAAGAGCATTGAGCATCATCGCAGCCAAATTGAACAAGTGAAGAAAGCAATAAGAAGAAAGCAACTTGAGCAAGCTTTCCCTCTCAACATACTGATGAAATCATTCCTTGGCTTTCTCCAGTCCCAGCCAGCAGATACCAAGAAATACTTCCTGCAGTGGATGAAGGTTTTTATGCATGAGCTGTCTTGTGGTCGCCTTGAAGAACTGAGGAGAGAGTATCACAAGTTATGGTCTGAAATCTTGGAATTAAAGAAAAGCCAGGGCAAAAATAGTATGAATATTAATATGTTGGGTCACTTAGATACCCTCTCTGATGAAATCAATGATTCATCCATCGGCCTGGAGCACCTTCTGAGAGAGGCAGGGCAGATTTATGAAGCTCTGCAATTAATGAACTCCCAGAATGAGAGTTTTATCAAACTACCAGAAattgcagcagagctgatggtTTCAGGGTATCCCGTGGAGCTGATGGATGGGGATGCTTCTTACCTGCCCTTGCGCTGGGTGGGAGCAATCTTTGACAGCTTAATTGAGAGGCTGGGGGACAGACGAGTGTTTGTGCTCTCCGTGCTGGGCATCCAGAGCACAGGCAAGTCCACCCTGCTGAATGCCATGTTTGGTCTGCAGTTCAACGTCAGCGCAGGGAGATGCACCCGCGGAGCCTTCATGCAGCTCATCCcagtgggagaggagctgcagcaagaCTTGGGCTTTGATTTTGTGCTGGTGGTTGACACAGAGGGACTTCGTGCCATCGAGATGGCAAATAAACACTCCCTGAACCATGACAACGAGTTGGCCACCTTTGTCATTGGTGTTGGCAACTTGACTGTGATCAATATCTTTGGAGAAAATCCGTCAGAAATGCAAGATGTTCTCCAGATCGCTGTGCAGGCTTTCCTGAGGATGAAGAAAGTCAATCTTTCCCCAAGCTGCCTCTTTGTCCACCAAAACGTGGGAGAAGCAACTGCCAAGGAGCAGAACATGGAAGGTCAAAGGCGtttgcaggaaaagctggatgAAATGACCCGAGTAGCTGcccagcaggaattctgtgACATCTCCTCCTTCAGCGATGTCATTGGCTTTGATGTGAACACCCACATTCACTACTTTTCTCAACTGTGGGAAGGAAGCCCCCCAATGGCACCACCCAACCCCACCTACAGCCAGAATGTCCAGCAACTCAAGGGCAAAATCCTCCAGGCTGCCAAGAAGGAGTCGCAGCGCAGCATTTTGAGATTCTCGAGCCTGAAAGATCGTATTGGTGACCTCTGGAATGCTTTGCTGaatgaaaactttgttttcagcttCAAGAATTCCCTGGAGATTGCTGTCTACAGGAGACTGGAAAGTGCCTTTAGTCAGTGGACCTGGAGGCTGAGGAGTCACATCTTAGATGTACAGATGAAACTGGACAACAAAATTCGGAATGGGGACTTGCAGAATGTCACCAGAGAACACCTTGAAGGGCTGGTGCAAGAGACAAGTGATGCCATGGAGGAAGATGTGGATGAGTATTTCAGGGAAGATAAAGACTGTGAGACACTGGTCCAGTGGAAatacagcacagagctgaagcTGAATGAATTAAAAGAGACTCTTCTCCAtgaaacacaaaggaaatgtGAGAATCTTATTGAGCtacagaaggagcagaggaaactgGATGCAAGGAAGTTGGAATATGAAGATGAGCTGCTTAGAAAGAGTCGGGAGCTGGCTGTAAGTCTGAAAGGGAAGAGCCTCAGTGAGAAAGAACTGAAGGATAACTTTACTCCGGTCTGGAACGAGTGGATTGCTGAAGTCTCCCGTGCTGTTCGTCCTCTGGAACGGGTGGATATTGATGCAGAAATCGATGGTGTCCTTGTAGAGCGCTTTAAAGAGCCCGGAATCCATGCACGGATCAGGTCTTTTCCCAAAGGCAGaggattttcttttgatttagAGAAACACATCacaaaaagaaagtatttaGTCTATATGCCAGATTTCAGGAGCATTTTCAACACTGATTCAATCAACTTTCAGCACATCACAGACAACATCATAGCATGTGTGATGGCAAACATTGATAAGAAAGCACAGGAGAAACGCGATTACAGCCAAAATTTTATTCATGAAATACTCAATGAAGTACAGAAAGGGGTGAACTCAGTCCCCAGCAATGCAACCTGTACTTTTAACAGAGAGTTCAGCATAGATTTGTCTCTGTATCTGTGCAGAATGGCAGCAGAAAGGTTTAAAGCCATGCACGAAGCATTCCGAAAGGCAAATGACCCAGTTGTGTACCTGAGCAGCAAGAGAGAAGATTTCTTCCAATGTTTCCAGATTTCCTGCCAAGGAGCCACTTCTGTCACaacttttgctgttttcctttgtgaCAAGATTGAACCAGCTCTTCGCCGTGCTGTCTATGAGAGGACAGCTAAAGACATTGCTAAGGACATGCAGAAAACCCCAGatttccagggcagcagagccaatTTGGAAGTTTGCATCCTGAGATTCCTGGCAGAACAGGAAAATTTTGAGTATTTCAAGCAGTACCTTACATCTCCAAAAGAGTTTTGTCAGAGTTACATTGAGACACGAGTAAGGAAGCACTGTTTAGATGGAAGGAGACTGAGGTTGTTTCTAGATTACTCTTTAAATCGTCTCAATGAAAGCATCCTTTCAGCTGTTATTTCATCAACTCAAATTGTCAAAGatagaaaagacagagaaaacaaaatctctcTCTGGCTGGATGAATTTTGCAGGGAGCTGTCAGAGGTGATCAACTTGCCCAGAAGTGACCTGAAGGGCATCGAGCACCAGGAGGTCACAGACATTGAGTTCCTGAGCAGTGCCATGGCTGAAGCTCTGGATGACCTGAAGGACAGGCTCATGAAAGAATTGGCTGGGGCTGACCTGAGCTCGTTTCCAAGGCAGCCTCACACCATCCTGGCGGAGCATTTTTCAGGGTGCTGGGCGCAGTGTCCCTTTTGTGGGGCTGTCTGCACAAACACCATGTGGAATCATGATGGAGACCATCAGGTGATCTTCCATCGCCCACAAGCTTTGATGGGAGGCACATGGTGGGAATGTTTATCTGGCAACGACTCTGATACACACAATCTGGTCATTGACATTTGTTCCAGCCTTGTTGCAAGTGACTGCAGATTCAGAGTTGGTGGTGGCCAATGGATCCCTTACAAAACATACCGTAATGCCGGACCTCCTTATTCCACTTGGAACATTCTTCCCGATTCATCCATGCAGGCGTACTGGAAATGGTTTGTGTCTCAtttcaggacacagctggaagCCCTGTACAGTCGGAAATTTCAGGGCAAAGGAAAAATCCCTGAGGCGTGGCAGAGAATTACCAAGCAGGAAGCCCTGTCTGAGCTGCAGAAGCATTAG